A region from the Pontixanthobacter aestiaquae genome encodes:
- a CDS encoding SIMPL domain-containing protein encodes MVRYAIPMLVATAISAPLAAAEIQIQSAGPVVELSITETVKAAPDLATISAGVTSEARTAVEAMQINAREMTAVIARIKALGIDEDDIQTSGINLNAQYDYNRQTQKQVFRGYAVSNRVSVILRDVKQTGEVLDALVAAGANDIGGPSFSIDDDTAAKAQARKAAMDTAQMRAMEYATWSGYSGIKLLEVSESISRNQPMPMMSMRVANDVAVEQSTPVQPGMVGTGVTVTVKYEMTR; translated from the coding sequence ATGGTTCGTTATGCCATTCCAATGCTTGTTGCCACCGCTATTTCTGCGCCGCTTGCGGCTGCCGAAATACAGATCCAATCTGCAGGTCCGGTCGTCGAGCTGTCCATTACAGAAACGGTGAAAGCCGCGCCTGATCTGGCCACCATTAGCGCTGGCGTTACGTCGGAGGCGCGAACTGCGGTTGAGGCGATGCAGATCAATGCGCGTGAAATGACTGCGGTGATTGCACGGATAAAGGCGCTGGGCATTGACGAGGATGATATCCAGACATCTGGCATCAATCTGAATGCGCAATATGATTACAACCGCCAAACCCAGAAACAGGTGTTTCGCGGATACGCTGTATCAAACCGTGTGAGCGTCATTCTGCGGGATGTGAAGCAAACTGGCGAAGTGCTGGACGCACTGGTCGCGGCAGGTGCAAACGATATTGGCGGTCCCAGTTTTTCCATAGATGACGACACGGCGGCGAAGGCGCAGGCGCGCAAGGCAGCGATGGACACCGCACAGATGCGGGCGATGGAATATGCCACTTGGTCGGGTTATTCGGGGATCAAGCTGCTCGAGGTTAGCGAAAGCATTTCCCGAAACCAGCCGATGCCGATGATGAGCATGAGGGTTGCGAATGACGTTGCCGTCGAACAATCCACTCCCGTTCAGCCGGGCATGGTCGGCACCGGTGTGACGGTTACCGTCAAATACGAAATGACGCGCTAG
- a CDS encoding response regulator transcription factor: MRILIVEDEPTLGGQLKSTLEQNGYAVDLSTDGEDGHFLGSTEDYDAVILDLGLPEIDGLTVLGMWRKEGRTFPVLVLTARDSWSDKVAGLDAGADDYLAKPFQTEELIARLRALIRRASGNTSSELTAGTVRLDTRSGRVTLAGEPVKLTAQEYKLLSYLMHHKGKVVSRTELIEHIYDQDFDRDSNTIEVFVTRIRKKLGAEVITTIRGLGYSLDDPDEAPRAS, encoded by the coding sequence ATGCGCATCCTAATTGTCGAGGACGAACCGACACTCGGCGGACAGCTTAAATCGACGCTCGAACAAAACGGCTATGCTGTGGACCTCTCCACCGATGGTGAAGATGGTCATTTCCTTGGTTCGACCGAGGATTATGATGCAGTCATTCTCGATTTGGGCCTGCCGGAAATTGACGGACTGACTGTGCTCGGCATGTGGCGCAAGGAAGGCCGGACGTTCCCTGTGCTGGTGCTGACGGCGCGCGACAGCTGGTCGGACAAGGTTGCCGGTCTCGATGCAGGCGCGGATGATTATCTGGCGAAGCCATTCCAGACCGAAGAACTGATCGCGCGTTTGCGGGCGCTTATTCGCCGCGCATCTGGCAACACGTCTTCCGAACTGACCGCCGGTACTGTGCGTCTCGATACGCGCTCTGGCCGTGTCACTCTGGCCGGTGAGCCGGTAAAGCTGACAGCGCAGGAATATAAGTTGCTGAGCTATCTGATGCATCACAAGGGTAAAGTCGTCAGCCGGACCGAGCTTATTGAACATATTTACGATCAGGATTTCGACCGCGATTCAAACACGATCGAAGTTTTCGTAACGCGCATCCGCAAGAAACTCGGCGCGGAAGTCATCACGACCATCCGCGGTCTGGGCTACAGCCTCGACGATCCTGACGAAGCGCCGCGCGCTTCCTAA
- a CDS encoding sensor histidine kinase — protein MMVIAAGWILVLLFAGGFALDRALVDLVEDNFDDQLEYLLTGMIASSEVGPEGEVFFYRPLGDQRFLEPNSGLYWQISGEGHEDWPSRSLWDRTLQINLDHVDDDVHYYDSDQFDGEPLRIAERSLTLPESDTQWTFAVASAREELDGQITRIRSILIWSFAVLGLGLFVMAALQSFYGLRPLRRVRMAIQRIRTTGTNRVTDPLPLEVQPLVDELNMLLAHSEKQAEEARTHAGNLAHALKTPLTVVNNAATARAPDLPDTVIREATTMRRHVDHHLARARAVGRRAVGLARTQVCDSAEAVLRAVERLYPAVRIDLDGRKKAVVSIERQDLDEILGNLIENAAKYGGGSVFVTVDAEPDDEQCVIWVEDDGMGIPEEKRVEIFDRGARLDTGKPGTGLGLAIVRDVAEIYGGGVELDESEDLGGLLVKLSLPRAR, from the coding sequence ATGATGGTGATCGCGGCAGGTTGGATTCTGGTTCTGTTATTCGCGGGTGGGTTCGCATTGGACCGCGCGCTCGTTGATCTGGTCGAGGATAATTTCGACGATCAACTGGAATATTTGCTGACCGGCATGATTGCCTCGTCGGAGGTTGGGCCCGAAGGTGAAGTATTCTTCTATCGTCCTCTAGGGGATCAGCGGTTCCTTGAGCCCAATAGCGGATTATATTGGCAGATTAGCGGTGAAGGGCATGAGGATTGGCCCTCGCGCAGCCTGTGGGATCGCACGCTTCAGATCAATCTCGATCATGTCGATGACGATGTTCATTATTACGATAGCGACCAGTTCGATGGTGAGCCGCTGCGCATCGCCGAACGGTCACTCACACTTCCCGAAAGCGATACGCAATGGACATTCGCCGTCGCATCAGCGCGCGAAGAGCTTGATGGCCAGATAACGCGCATCCGTTCGATTCTGATCTGGTCGTTCGCAGTCCTCGGCCTGGGTCTATTTGTGATGGCAGCGTTGCAGAGTTTCTATGGTTTGCGGCCTCTGCGGCGTGTGCGAATGGCGATCCAGCGCATCCGGACGACAGGCACCAATCGCGTGACCGATCCTCTTCCGCTGGAAGTTCAACCGCTGGTGGACGAGCTCAATATGCTGCTCGCGCATTCGGAGAAACAGGCGGAGGAAGCGCGTACTCATGCGGGCAATCTGGCCCATGCGCTTAAAACTCCGCTGACAGTAGTGAACAATGCCGCCACCGCGCGCGCACCGGATTTGCCCGATACGGTTATTCGCGAAGCAACGACGATGCGCCGCCACGTTGATCACCATTTGGCCCGGGCGAGGGCAGTGGGTCGCCGCGCTGTCGGGCTCGCGCGCACCCAAGTCTGCGACAGCGCCGAAGCCGTTCTGCGCGCGGTCGAGCGGCTCTATCCTGCAGTCAGGATCGATCTGGACGGCCGGAAGAAAGCTGTCGTCTCGATTGAGCGGCAGGATCTCGATGAAATTCTCGGCAATCTGATCGAGAATGCGGCGAAATATGGCGGAGGCAGTGTATTTGTTACCGTCGATGCCGAGCCCGACGACGAGCAATGCGTCATCTGGGTCGAGGATGACGGGATGGGTATTCCGGAAGAAAAGCGGGTCGAGATTTTCGATCGCGGTGCGCGTCTCGACACAGGCAAGCCGGGAACCGGACTGGGCCTGGCGATCGTGCGCGATGTTGCAGAGATTTATGGCGGCGGGGTCGAGCTTGACGAGAGCGAAGATTTGGGCGGATTGCTGGTCAAGCTAAGCTTGCCGAGGGCGCGTTAA
- a CDS encoding PilZ domain-containing protein — translation MASAALKPSSVFGSGSIQPDQRAAQRFRVLMPGSITLLDGVFDYAIEDISLSGARFITDVPLAKQQEGILHCTPLEVLFSVVWTDGKTAGVHFEEEIALGTVRALRWHNDRFRSQHDAALRGLVQAWASKEPVTGAV, via the coding sequence ATGGCCAGCGCAGCTCTCAAACCATCGTCCGTTTTCGGAAGCGGCTCAATCCAGCCGGATCAACGCGCCGCTCAGCGATTCCGCGTGCTTATGCCCGGCTCGATCACGCTGCTTGACGGGGTCTTTGATTACGCAATTGAAGACATCTCGCTCTCGGGCGCGCGCTTCATTACCGATGTTCCTTTGGCTAAGCAGCAGGAGGGCATCTTGCACTGCACACCTTTGGAAGTGCTGTTCTCGGTTGTTTGGACCGATGGTAAAACTGCTGGCGTCCATTTTGAAGAAGAGATTGCGCTTGGCACTGTCCGGGCGCTGCGGTGGCACAATGACAGGTTTCGTAGCCAGCACGACGCTGCGCTTCGCGGCCTCGTGCAGGCATGGGCCAGCAAAGAGCCTGTGACCGGAGCGGTTTAA
- a CDS encoding chorismate mutase, with protein MSNNDTDQQLAAFRRSIDNIDAALIHMLAERFRITQAVGEYKAKVTLPPADPDREARQVARLRQLAEEAHLDPEFSEKFLRFIIDEVIRHHEKAREG; from the coding sequence ATGAGCAACAATGATACCGACCAACAACTCGCCGCGTTCCGCCGCAGCATCGACAATATCGACGCGGCGCTGATCCACATGCTCGCCGAACGGTTCCGGATCACGCAAGCGGTTGGCGAGTATAAGGCAAAGGTCACGCTGCCTCCCGCCGATCCGGACCGCGAAGCCCGGCAAGTCGCCCGCCTACGCCAACTCGCCGAAGAAGCGCACCTAGATCCGGAATTTTCAGAGAAATTCCTGCGCTTTATTATCGACGAAGTGATCCGCCATCACGAGAAGGCGCGTGAGGGCTGA